From Orcinus orca chromosome 3, mOrcOrc1.1, whole genome shotgun sequence, a single genomic window includes:
- the TMIGD2 gene encoding transmembrane and immunoglobulin domain-containing protein 2 isoform X1: MDISRLAPSVVMIFRRASCPQGSAHTGLQGATGLSVQQAPQLLQVRQDSQVTLACQVVQAQAWEQLHIEWTKDGDILCQTRIINGSLTVGVCGPWGRLSWQPPGNLTLQLDHVSLNDSGLYVCCATVEIPDLEEAQGSGTQLLLETDGWLLNRSFSGLSFALLVTGAVAVAAFALGAWIWGRRRCRNRDAGNPLYINALYQPRRAPRKSEAWPV, translated from the exons ATGGACATCAGCAGATTAGCTC CCAGTGTCGTGATGATCTTCCGCAGAGCCTCCTGCCCCCAGGGAAGCGCGCACACAG GCCTGCAAGGAGCCACAGGCCTGAGTGTGCAGCAGGCACCCCAGTTGCTGCAGGTGAGGCAGGACAGCCAGGTGACCTTGGCCTGCCAGGTGGTGCAGGCCCAGGCCTGGGAGCAGCTACACATCGAATGGACCAAGGATGGTGACATCTTGTGCCAGACACGCATCATCAACGGCAGTCTCACCGTGGGTGTCTGCGGGCCTTGGGGACGGCTCTCCTGGCAGCCGCCTGGCAATCTCACCCTGCAGCTGGACCACGTGAGCCTCAATGACAGTGGGCTCTACGTGTGCTGTGCGACCGTGGAGATCCCTGATTTGGAGGAGGCCCAGGGCAGTGGGACACAGCTCCTGCTGGAGACAG ATGGCTGGCTACTGAACCGGAGCTTCTCAG GGCTCTCCTTCGCACTGCTGGTGACTGGAGCGGTGGCCGTGGCCGCTTTCGCTCTGGGAGCCTGGATCTGgggccgccgccgctgccggaACAGAGACGCAG ggaatccACTCTACATCAATGCCTTATATCAGCCCCGGAGGGCCCCAAGGAAGAGTGAAGCATGGCCTGTGTAG
- the TMIGD2 gene encoding transmembrane and immunoglobulin domain-containing protein 2 isoform X2 → MIFRRASCPQGSAHTGLQGATGLSVQQAPQLLQVRQDSQVTLACQVVQAQAWEQLHIEWTKDGDILCQTRIINGSLTVGVCGPWGRLSWQPPGNLTLQLDHVSLNDSGLYVCCATVEIPDLEEAQGSGTQLLLETDGWLLNRSFSGLSFALLVTGAVAVAAFALGAWIWGRRRCRNRDAGNPLYINALYQPRRAPRKSEAWPV, encoded by the exons ATGATCTTCCGCAGAGCCTCCTGCCCCCAGGGAAGCGCGCACACAG GCCTGCAAGGAGCCACAGGCCTGAGTGTGCAGCAGGCACCCCAGTTGCTGCAGGTGAGGCAGGACAGCCAGGTGACCTTGGCCTGCCAGGTGGTGCAGGCCCAGGCCTGGGAGCAGCTACACATCGAATGGACCAAGGATGGTGACATCTTGTGCCAGACACGCATCATCAACGGCAGTCTCACCGTGGGTGTCTGCGGGCCTTGGGGACGGCTCTCCTGGCAGCCGCCTGGCAATCTCACCCTGCAGCTGGACCACGTGAGCCTCAATGACAGTGGGCTCTACGTGTGCTGTGCGACCGTGGAGATCCCTGATTTGGAGGAGGCCCAGGGCAGTGGGACACAGCTCCTGCTGGAGACAG ATGGCTGGCTACTGAACCGGAGCTTCTCAG GGCTCTCCTTCGCACTGCTGGTGACTGGAGCGGTGGCCGTGGCCGCTTTCGCTCTGGGAGCCTGGATCTGgggccgccgccgctgccggaACAGAGACGCAG ggaatccACTCTACATCAATGCCTTATATCAGCCCCGGAGGGCCCCAAGGAAGAGTGAAGCATGGCCTGTGTAG
- the TMIGD2 gene encoding transmembrane and immunoglobulin domain-containing protein 2 isoform X3, which translates to MGSLGKVLVLLAQFWGLQGATGLSVQQAPQLLQVRQDSQVTLACQVVQAQAWEQLHIEWTKDGDILCQTRIINGSLTVGVCGPWGRLSWQPPGNLTLQLDHVSLNDSGLYVCCATVEIPDLEEAQGSGTQLLLETDGWLLNRSFSGLSFALLVTGAVAVAAFALGAWIWGRRRCRNRDAGNPLYINALYQPRRAPRKSEAWPV; encoded by the exons ATGGGTTCCCTGGGCAAGGTGCTGGTCCTCCTGGCACAGTTTTGGG GCCTGCAAGGAGCCACAGGCCTGAGTGTGCAGCAGGCACCCCAGTTGCTGCAGGTGAGGCAGGACAGCCAGGTGACCTTGGCCTGCCAGGTGGTGCAGGCCCAGGCCTGGGAGCAGCTACACATCGAATGGACCAAGGATGGTGACATCTTGTGCCAGACACGCATCATCAACGGCAGTCTCACCGTGGGTGTCTGCGGGCCTTGGGGACGGCTCTCCTGGCAGCCGCCTGGCAATCTCACCCTGCAGCTGGACCACGTGAGCCTCAATGACAGTGGGCTCTACGTGTGCTGTGCGACCGTGGAGATCCCTGATTTGGAGGAGGCCCAGGGCAGTGGGACACAGCTCCTGCTGGAGACAG ATGGCTGGCTACTGAACCGGAGCTTCTCAG GGCTCTCCTTCGCACTGCTGGTGACTGGAGCGGTGGCCGTGGCCGCTTTCGCTCTGGGAGCCTGGATCTGgggccgccgccgctgccggaACAGAGACGCAG ggaatccACTCTACATCAATGCCTTATATCAGCCCCGGAGGGCCCCAAGGAAGAGTGAAGCATGGCCTGTGTAG
- the FSD1 gene encoding fibronectin type III and SPRY domain-containing protein 1 isoform X1 — translation MEDQREALRKIITTLAVKNEEIQSFIYSLKQMLLNVEANSAKVQEDLEAEFQSLFSLLEELKEGMLMKIKQDRASRAYELQNQLAACTRALESSEELLETANQTLQATDRGDFPQAAKQIKDGVTMAPAFRLSLKAKVSDNMSHLMVDFAQERRILQALTFLPVPSAPVIDLAESLVADNCVTLVWRMPDEDNKIDHYVLEYRRTNFEGPPRLKEDQPWMVIEGIQQTEYTLTGLKFDMKYMNFRVKACNKAVSGEFSEPVTLETPAFMFRLDASTSHQNLRVDDLSVEWDAMGGKVQDIKAREKDGKGRTASPVNSPARGTPSPKRMPSGRGGRDRFTAESYTVLGDTLIDGGEHYWEVRYEPDSKAFGLGVAYRSLGRFEQLGKTAASWCVYVNNWLQVSFTAKHANKAKVLDTPVPDCLGVHCDFHQGDPGPPLTSPATPVRRLSAQTPLTGPPVPLALHPRPPVLLQRPHQTAAAHLQGQVHTATAAGFHGVVWQLPRDGRPTGPQLCALPAEAGQCYQQLQHQPHLGLGTAPQPG, via the exons ATGGAGGACCAGAGG GAGGCTCTGCGGAAGATCATCACGACACTGGCTGTGAAAAACGAAGAGATTCAGAGTTTCATCTACTCCCTCAAGCAGATGCTGTTGAACGTGGAG GCGAACTCGGCCAAGGTGCAGGAAGACCTGGAAGCCGAGTTCCagtccctcttctccctcctggaGGAGCTGAAGGAGGGCATGCTCATGAAAATAAAGCAAGACCGTGCCAGCCGCGCCTACGAG CTGCAGAACCAGCTGGCTGCCTGCACGCGAGCTCTGGAGAGCTCTGAGGAGCTTCTGGAGACGGCCAACCAGACACTGCAGGCCACGGACCGCGGGGACTTTCCTCAG GCTGCCAAGCAAATCAAAGATGG TGTGACGATGGCCCCCGCCTTCCGGCTGTCATTGAAAGCCAAGGTCAGCGACAACATGAGTCACCTCATGGTGGACTTTGCACAGGAGCGGAGGATACTACAGGCACTCACGTTCCTGCCTG TGCCTAGTGCCCCTGTGATCGACCTGGCCGAGTCCCTGGTGGCCGACAACTGTGTAACCTTGGTGTGGCGCATGCCGGACGAGGACAACAAGATTGACCACTATGTGCTGGAGTATCGGCGGACCAACTTTGAGGGCCCGCCCCGCCTCAAGGAGGACCAGCCCTGGATGGTCATCGAGGGCATCCAGCAGACAGAATATACCCTGACCG GTCTCAAGTTTGACATGAAATACATGAATTTCCGTGTGAAGGCCTGTAATAAGGCAGTTTCAGGCGAGTTCTCTGAGCCAGTGACCCTGGAGACACCAG CGTTCATGTTCCGCCTGGATGCGTCCACATCCCACCAGAACCTGCGGGTGGATGATCTCTCCGTGGAGTGGGACGCCATGGGCGGGAAGGTGCAGGATATCAAAGCTCGCGAGAAAGATGGCAAGGGGCGGACGGCGTCTCCCGTCAACTCCCCAGCCAG AGGTACTCCATCTCCCAAGAGGATGCCCTCGGGTCGTGGGGGACGGGATCGCTTCACAGCTGAGTCCTACACAGTGCTGG GGGACACGCTGATTGATGGCGGGGAGCATTACTGGGAGGTGCGCTACGAGCCGGACAGCAAGGCTTTTGGCTTGGGGGTGGCCTACCGCAGCCTGGGCCGCTTCGAGCAGCTGGGCAAGACAGCCGCGTCCTGGTGCGTGTACGTCAACAACTGGCTGCAGGTCAGCTTCACTGCCAAGCACGCCAACAAGGCCAAGGTGCTGGACACCCCCGTGCCCGACTGCCTGGGCGTGCACTGCGACTTCCACCAAGGTGACCCCGGGCCCCCGCTGACCTCTCCGGCCACCCCTGTCCGCCGTCTCTCTGCCCAAACCCCTCTTACCGGTCCCCCTGTTCCTCTTGCCCTCCACCCCAGGCCTCCTGTCCTTCTACAACGCCCGCACCAAACAGCTGCTGCACACCTTCAAGGCCAAGTTCACACAGCCACTGCTGCCGGCTTTCACG GTGTGGTGTGGCAGCTTCCACGTGACGGCAGGCCTACAGGTCCCCAGCTCTGTGCGCTGCCTGCAGAAGCGGGGCAGTGCTACCAGCAGCTCCAACACCAGCCTCACCTAGGCCTCGGGACGGCCCCTCAGCCGGGCTGA
- the FSD1 gene encoding fibronectin type III and SPRY domain-containing protein 1 isoform X2, protein MEDQREALRKIITTLAVKNEEIQSFIYSLKQMLLNVEANSAKVQEDLEAEFQSLFSLLEELKEGMLMKIKQDRASRAYELQNQLAACTRALESSEELLETANQTLQATDRGDFPQAAKQIKDGVTMAPAFRLSLKAKVSDNMSHLMVDFAQERRILQALTFLPVPSAPVIDLAESLVADNCVTLVWRMPDEDNKIDHYVLEYRRTNFEGPPRLKEDQPWMVIEGIQQTEYTLTGLKFDMKYMNFRVKACNKAVSGEFSEPVTLETPAFMFRLDASTSHQNLRVDDLSVEWDAMGGKVQDIKAREKDGKGRTASPVNSPARGTPSPKRMPSGRGGRDRFTAESYTVLGDTLIDGGEHYWEVRYEPDSKAFGLGVAYRSLGRFEQLGKTAASWCVYVNNWLQVSFTAKHANKAKVLDTPVPDCLGVHCDFHQGLLSFYNARTKQLLHTFKAKFTQPLLPAFTVWCGSFHVTAGLQVPSSVRCLQKRGSATSSSNTSLT, encoded by the exons ATGGAGGACCAGAGG GAGGCTCTGCGGAAGATCATCACGACACTGGCTGTGAAAAACGAAGAGATTCAGAGTTTCATCTACTCCCTCAAGCAGATGCTGTTGAACGTGGAG GCGAACTCGGCCAAGGTGCAGGAAGACCTGGAAGCCGAGTTCCagtccctcttctccctcctggaGGAGCTGAAGGAGGGCATGCTCATGAAAATAAAGCAAGACCGTGCCAGCCGCGCCTACGAG CTGCAGAACCAGCTGGCTGCCTGCACGCGAGCTCTGGAGAGCTCTGAGGAGCTTCTGGAGACGGCCAACCAGACACTGCAGGCCACGGACCGCGGGGACTTTCCTCAG GCTGCCAAGCAAATCAAAGATGG TGTGACGATGGCCCCCGCCTTCCGGCTGTCATTGAAAGCCAAGGTCAGCGACAACATGAGTCACCTCATGGTGGACTTTGCACAGGAGCGGAGGATACTACAGGCACTCACGTTCCTGCCTG TGCCTAGTGCCCCTGTGATCGACCTGGCCGAGTCCCTGGTGGCCGACAACTGTGTAACCTTGGTGTGGCGCATGCCGGACGAGGACAACAAGATTGACCACTATGTGCTGGAGTATCGGCGGACCAACTTTGAGGGCCCGCCCCGCCTCAAGGAGGACCAGCCCTGGATGGTCATCGAGGGCATCCAGCAGACAGAATATACCCTGACCG GTCTCAAGTTTGACATGAAATACATGAATTTCCGTGTGAAGGCCTGTAATAAGGCAGTTTCAGGCGAGTTCTCTGAGCCAGTGACCCTGGAGACACCAG CGTTCATGTTCCGCCTGGATGCGTCCACATCCCACCAGAACCTGCGGGTGGATGATCTCTCCGTGGAGTGGGACGCCATGGGCGGGAAGGTGCAGGATATCAAAGCTCGCGAGAAAGATGGCAAGGGGCGGACGGCGTCTCCCGTCAACTCCCCAGCCAG AGGTACTCCATCTCCCAAGAGGATGCCCTCGGGTCGTGGGGGACGGGATCGCTTCACAGCTGAGTCCTACACAGTGCTGG GGGACACGCTGATTGATGGCGGGGAGCATTACTGGGAGGTGCGCTACGAGCCGGACAGCAAGGCTTTTGGCTTGGGGGTGGCCTACCGCAGCCTGGGCCGCTTCGAGCAGCTGGGCAAGACAGCCGCGTCCTGGTGCGTGTACGTCAACAACTGGCTGCAGGTCAGCTTCACTGCCAAGCACGCCAACAAGGCCAAGGTGCTGGACACCCCCGTGCCCGACTGCCTGGGCGTGCACTGCGACTTCCACCAAG GCCTCCTGTCCTTCTACAACGCCCGCACCAAACAGCTGCTGCACACCTTCAAGGCCAAGTTCACACAGCCACTGCTGCCGGCTTTCACG GTGTGGTGTGGCAGCTTCCACGTGACGGCAGGCCTACAGGTCCCCAGCTCTGTGCGCTGCCTGCAGAAGCGGGGCAGTGCTACCAGCAGCTCCAACACCAGCCTCACCTAG